A window of Corallococcus macrosporus DSM 14697 contains these coding sequences:
- a CDS encoding DUF5335 family protein, whose translation MHHTREIPKEGWADYLSLLSNLERDHWVRIETESADFGDQPLAGRLPLVEIGLEPKGSDRGAVEIIVGRPGGEVTHRILKPDHIYADESESGELECLDIEDADHVKTLIYFEPARAGEEPSIGAPS comes from the coding sequence ATGCATCACACTCGGGAGATACCCAAGGAGGGCTGGGCGGACTACCTGTCCCTGCTCAGCAACCTGGAGCGCGACCATTGGGTGCGCATCGAGACGGAGAGCGCGGACTTCGGCGACCAGCCGCTGGCCGGCCGGCTGCCGCTGGTGGAGATTGGCCTGGAGCCAAAGGGGAGCGACCGGGGCGCCGTCGAAATCATCGTGGGCCGCCCGGGGGGCGAAGTCACACACCGCATCCTGAAGCCCGACCACATCTACGCGGACGAGAGCGAGAGCGGCGAGCTGGAGTGCCTCGACATCGAGGACGCGGACCACGTGAAGACGCTCATCTACTTCGAGCCGGCCCGCGCCGGCGAGGAGCCCTCCATCGGCGCGCCCTCCTGA
- a CDS encoding SDR family oxidoreductase, with protein sequence MTLSRRSVIQGAAAAGSLWAMGCATTGTSGAAAPSTQGQGAQSSAPAAPLRILILGGTAFLGPALVEFARSRGHTVTLFNRGKTNPGLFPDVEKLAGDRDPNKGQGLKALEGRQWDAVVDTSGYVPRVVRASAELLAPHVKHYTFVSSISVYKELSRQGLDETAAVATVDDATTEEVDKHYGALKALCEQAAEAAMPGRVLNVRPGLIVGPDDPSDRFTYWPLRVARGGEVLAPGDGKDPIQFIDARDLAAFIIRSVERNTTGIFNATGPGQDLLMRDFLEANKTTLGSDARFTWVDTDFLTKHKVEAWGDIPAWVPRTGEEGGIGKVSIAKALAAGITFRPATETIRETLAWFKTLPPERQAKPRSGLSAEREKEVLAAWHQERGTANAG encoded by the coding sequence ATGACGCTGTCTCGCAGGAGTGTGATTCAGGGGGCGGCCGCGGCCGGCTCGCTCTGGGCCATGGGGTGCGCCACCACGGGCACGTCCGGCGCCGCCGCGCCGTCCACCCAGGGCCAGGGAGCTCAGTCCTCCGCGCCGGCCGCGCCGCTGCGCATCCTCATCCTGGGCGGCACGGCGTTCCTGGGCCCGGCGCTGGTGGAGTTCGCGCGCTCGCGCGGCCACACCGTCACGCTCTTCAACCGCGGGAAGACGAACCCCGGCCTCTTCCCGGACGTGGAGAAGCTGGCGGGTGACCGCGACCCGAACAAGGGCCAGGGCCTGAAGGCGCTGGAGGGCCGCCAGTGGGACGCGGTGGTGGACACCTCCGGCTACGTGCCGCGCGTCGTGCGCGCCTCCGCGGAGCTGCTGGCGCCCCACGTCAAGCACTACACCTTCGTGTCCTCCATCTCCGTCTACAAGGAGCTGTCGCGGCAGGGCCTGGACGAGACGGCCGCCGTCGCCACGGTGGACGACGCGACGACGGAGGAGGTGGACAAGCACTACGGCGCCTTGAAGGCGCTGTGTGAGCAGGCCGCCGAGGCCGCCATGCCGGGGCGCGTCCTCAACGTGCGGCCGGGCCTCATCGTCGGGCCGGATGACCCGTCCGACCGCTTCACCTACTGGCCGCTGCGCGTGGCCCGTGGCGGCGAGGTGCTGGCGCCCGGCGACGGGAAGGACCCGATTCAGTTCATCGACGCGAGGGATTTGGCGGCGTTCATCATCCGCTCCGTGGAGCGCAACACCACCGGCATCTTCAACGCCACGGGGCCTGGCCAGGACCTGCTGATGCGCGACTTCCTGGAGGCGAACAAGACGACCCTGGGGAGCGACGCGCGCTTCACCTGGGTGGACACCGACTTCCTCACGAAGCACAAGGTGGAGGCGTGGGGGGACATCCCCGCCTGGGTGCCGCGCACGGGTGAGGAGGGCGGCATCGGCAAGGTGAGCATCGCCAAGGCGCTGGCGGCGGGCATCACCTTCCGTCCGGCCACGGAGACGATTCGCGAGACGCTGGCCTGGTTCAAGACGCTGCCGCCCGAGCGGCAGGCGAAGCCGCGCTCCGGCCTGTCCGCCGAGCGCGAGAAGGAAGTGCTGGCCGCCTGGCACCAGGAGCGCGGCACCGCCAACGCGGGCTGA
- a CDS encoding M57 family metalloprotease has translation MRKFRSVALVAGVSLLGSACGSSEAPEAEQQKLTWEAFRASVVEDPEGKLIFDGDMALDSEEELRAFFDNAIAAELGTARGGLAVYNTSPTKAVSGDVRWSATQARNLTYCVSSTFGANKTAVVNAMNAATAAWEAAANVNFTHLTQYDSSCTASQANVLFDVRPVNAGGQYLARAFFPNSGRSGRNVLVDGSAFGNISPWTLTGIMRHELGHVLGFRHEHTRSTGSGCYEDSQWRALTSTYDRSSVMHYPQCNGTQTRDLVLTSLDQQGARALYP, from the coding sequence ATGCGCAAGTTCCGCTCCGTTGCACTGGTGGCTGGTGTGTCCCTTCTCGGTTCCGCGTGCGGTAGCTCGGAGGCCCCCGAGGCCGAGCAGCAGAAGCTGACGTGGGAGGCGTTCCGGGCGTCCGTGGTGGAGGACCCCGAAGGCAAGCTGATTTTCGACGGCGACATGGCGCTGGACAGCGAGGAGGAGCTGCGCGCCTTCTTCGACAACGCCATCGCGGCGGAGCTGGGCACGGCCCGGGGTGGCCTGGCCGTCTACAACACGAGCCCCACCAAGGCGGTCAGCGGCGACGTGAGGTGGAGCGCCACCCAGGCGCGGAACCTGACCTATTGCGTCAGCAGCACGTTCGGCGCCAACAAGACGGCGGTGGTGAACGCGATGAACGCCGCCACGGCGGCCTGGGAGGCGGCGGCGAACGTCAACTTCACGCACCTCACCCAGTACGACTCGAGCTGCACCGCGTCGCAGGCGAACGTGCTGTTCGACGTGCGCCCCGTGAATGCGGGCGGCCAGTACCTGGCGCGCGCCTTCTTCCCGAACTCCGGGCGCTCCGGCCGCAACGTGCTGGTGGACGGCAGCGCCTTCGGCAACATCTCGCCCTGGACGCTGACGGGCATCATGCGCCACGAGCTGGGCCACGTGCTGGGCTTCCGTCACGAGCACACCCGCTCCACGGGCAGCGGCTGCTACGAGGACAGCCAGTGGCGCGCGCTGACCAGCACGTATGACCGCTCGTCCGTGATGCACTACCCGCAGTGCAACGGCACCCAGACGCGCGACCTGGTGCTCACCAGCCTGGACCAGCAGGGCGCCCGCGCGCTGTACCCGTAA
- the cls gene encoding cardiolipin synthase, translating into MPPFDIPAWLEVAWPHVVAALTLLISVLTSAHAVLHKRDVRAAVGWVGLAWLVPVLGGVLYVLLGINRIRRKARSLMLKQEHGRFLPAPEVAPMKAERLSEPHPEAAPLAPLVRLGDAVVGRPLLPGNRITVLESRQDAYPAMLEAIEAARGSITLCSYIFDNDAAGRRFVEALGAAVRRGVEVRVLVDAVGSRYTWPPILGRLRRAGVRAARFLPSLMPYRLPFANLRNHRKLLVVDGRVGFTGGMNIRKAFWPGEHAAVDLHFRVDGPLVGQLQETFAEDWAFTTRERLSGAAWFPPLAAAGTVLARGIADGPDEDFESLRTVLLGALATARASVRIVTPYFLPDAALITALSVAALRGVQVDILLPEKGNLPLVQWATYAQLWQVLRPGCRIFLTAPPFDHTKLMVVDGVWSLIGSANWDPRSLRLNFEFNVECYDAALASALEGVVAARLRHARPLTIAQVDARPLPVRLRDGLARLLSPYL; encoded by the coding sequence CTGCCCCCGTTCGACATCCCCGCGTGGTTGGAGGTGGCCTGGCCCCACGTGGTGGCGGCGCTGACGCTCCTCATCAGCGTGCTGACCAGCGCGCACGCGGTGCTGCACAAGCGGGACGTGCGCGCCGCCGTGGGGTGGGTGGGGCTGGCGTGGCTGGTGCCGGTGCTGGGCGGGGTGCTGTACGTGCTGCTGGGCATCAACCGCATCCGGCGCAAGGCCCGGTCGTTGATGCTGAAACAGGAGCACGGCCGCTTCCTGCCAGCGCCCGAAGTGGCCCCCATGAAGGCGGAGCGCCTGAGCGAGCCCCACCCGGAGGCGGCGCCCCTGGCCCCCCTGGTCCGGCTGGGCGACGCGGTGGTGGGCCGGCCGCTGCTGCCGGGCAACCGCATCACCGTGCTGGAGTCCCGCCAGGACGCCTACCCCGCGATGCTGGAGGCGATTGAGGCGGCGCGCGGCTCCATCACCCTGTGCAGCTACATCTTCGACAATGACGCGGCGGGCCGGCGCTTCGTGGAGGCGCTGGGCGCGGCGGTGCGGCGCGGCGTGGAGGTGCGGGTGCTGGTGGACGCGGTGGGCTCGCGCTACACGTGGCCGCCCATCCTGGGCCGGCTGCGGCGCGCGGGGGTGCGCGCCGCGCGCTTCCTGCCCTCGCTGATGCCCTACCGGCTGCCCTTCGCCAACCTGCGCAACCACCGCAAGCTGCTGGTGGTGGACGGGCGCGTGGGCTTCACCGGCGGCATGAACATCCGCAAGGCCTTCTGGCCCGGTGAGCACGCCGCGGTGGACCTGCACTTCCGCGTGGACGGGCCCCTGGTGGGGCAGCTCCAGGAGACCTTCGCCGAGGACTGGGCCTTCACCACGCGCGAGCGGCTGAGCGGCGCCGCGTGGTTTCCCCCGCTGGCCGCCGCGGGCACCGTGCTGGCCCGGGGTATCGCGGACGGCCCGGACGAGGACTTCGAGTCGCTGCGCACCGTGCTGCTGGGCGCGCTGGCCACCGCGCGCGCGTCGGTGCGCATCGTCACGCCCTACTTCCTCCCGGACGCGGCGCTCATCACCGCGTTGAGCGTGGCGGCGCTGCGCGGCGTCCAGGTGGACATCCTGCTGCCGGAGAAGGGCAACCTGCCGCTGGTGCAGTGGGCCACCTACGCGCAGCTCTGGCAGGTGCTGCGGCCCGGCTGCCGCATCTTCCTCACCGCCCCGCCCTTCGACCACACGAAGCTGATGGTGGTGGATGGCGTGTGGTCGCTCATCGGCTCGGCCAACTGGGACCCGCGCTCGCTGCGGCTCAACTTCGAGTTCAACGTGGAGTGCTACGACGCCGCGCTGGCCTCGGCGCTGGAGGGCGTCGTCGCGGCGCGGCTGCGCCACGCGCGACCGCTCACCATCGCCCAGGTGGACGCGCGCCCGCTTCCCGTCCGGCTGCGGGATGGGCTGGCGCGGCTGCTGTCGCCCTACCTGTAG
- a CDS encoding MBL fold metallo-hydrolase encodes MELGFETIGNATLICHDHGPVLVTDPWTDGSAYFGSWTLSHEIPEAQRQAIRACPYVWLSHGHPDHLSMESLDVLRARTLLIPNHFGNRMRDDLCEQGFKVHVLVDRVWTQLSPRIRVMCLPDLNQDAVLLVDMDGRLLVNLNDAGDRGAGRFVRKVVSGYQESYLLALSGYGDADMMNFFTEQGQRITPHAAAKTPVGRTIARQAEFYGVRYFIPFSSMHKYQRADSLWASEYTTTLEDYGRGFESRDCTLLPAFIRHDFIRGQTERIQPPERVIRPVDPKAFGDDWSEQLDTDEVRTLGAYFRGVEHLGRTLDFLCFRVGGREHVVELNRGRFQRGITFEAPRGSLMMAVRYQVFDDLLIGNFMKTTLHGDFGAGRLYPDFSPYVAKYADNGKARTRNELRTYFADYRRRDPLGFLRAQVETHCVRPLQTQSAELLRTLLPQDSLGFRAAKETFWRMRRALL; translated from the coding sequence ATGGAACTGGGCTTCGAGACGATTGGAAACGCCACGCTCATCTGCCACGACCACGGTCCGGTGCTGGTGACGGACCCGTGGACGGACGGCAGCGCGTACTTCGGGAGCTGGACGCTGTCCCATGAGATTCCCGAGGCGCAGCGCCAGGCCATCCGGGCCTGCCCCTATGTGTGGCTGTCCCACGGCCATCCGGACCACCTCAGCATGGAGTCGCTGGACGTGCTGCGCGCGCGCACGCTGCTGATACCGAACCACTTCGGCAACCGCATGCGGGACGACCTGTGCGAGCAGGGCTTCAAGGTGCACGTGCTGGTGGACCGGGTGTGGACGCAGCTCTCGCCGCGCATCCGCGTCATGTGTCTGCCGGACCTGAACCAGGACGCCGTCCTGCTGGTGGACATGGACGGGCGGCTGCTGGTGAACCTCAACGACGCCGGGGACCGCGGGGCGGGGCGCTTCGTGCGCAAGGTGGTCAGCGGGTACCAGGAGTCCTACCTGCTGGCGCTGTCCGGGTACGGCGACGCGGACATGATGAACTTCTTCACCGAGCAGGGGCAGCGCATCACCCCCCATGCCGCGGCGAAGACGCCCGTGGGGCGGACCATTGCCCGGCAGGCGGAGTTCTACGGGGTGCGCTACTTCATCCCCTTCAGCTCCATGCACAAGTACCAGCGGGCCGACAGCCTCTGGGCCTCCGAGTACACCACCACGCTGGAGGACTACGGCCGGGGCTTCGAGTCCCGCGACTGCACGCTGCTGCCCGCCTTCATCCGCCATGACTTCATCCGCGGCCAGACGGAGCGCATCCAGCCCCCGGAGCGCGTCATCCGCCCGGTGGACCCCAAGGCCTTCGGCGACGACTGGAGCGAACAGCTCGACACGGACGAGGTGAGGACGCTCGGTGCCTACTTCCGGGGCGTGGAGCACCTGGGGCGCACGCTGGACTTCCTGTGCTTCCGCGTGGGCGGCCGGGAGCACGTGGTGGAGCTGAACCGCGGCCGCTTCCAGCGTGGCATCACCTTCGAGGCGCCGCGTGGCTCGCTGATGATGGCGGTGCGCTACCAGGTCTTCGACGACCTGCTCATCGGCAACTTCATGAAGACGACGCTGCACGGCGACTTCGGCGCGGGGCGCCTCTACCCGGACTTCAGCCCCTACGTGGCCAAGTACGCGGACAACGGGAAGGCGCGCACGCGCAACGAGCTGCGGACCTACTTCGCGGACTACCGCCGGAGAGATCCGCTGGGCTTCCTGCGCGCCCAGGTGGAGACGCACTGCGTGCGGCCCTTGCAGACGCAGTCCGCGGAGCTGCTGCGCACGCTGCTGCCCCAGGACTCGCTGGGCTTCCGCGCCGCCAAGGAGACCTTCTGGCGGATGCGCCGCGCGCTGCTCTAG
- a CDS encoding DNA topoisomerase 3 has protein sequence MGETPREDRRGGRDGAASRAQARPSLVAVLAEKPSVARDLARVLGANERGEGWLRGNGYVVTWAIGHLVGLAQPHEIRADWKKWSRALLPMLPADWPLVVSKETRSQFEVVKQVLNAPEVSEVVCATDAGREGELIFRYIYDAAGCRKPVRRLWVSSLTERAIQDGFRRLADGRDYEPLAAAAMGRSRADWLVGMNLSRLYTLAHGGHGEMLSVGRVQTPTLAMVVERELAIRDFVPRDYLEVVATFAPRAKGAPPDARYKGTWFRSGPDGKPVAPPGFEGVREARRLDANGVEARAVIDRVRAGRAVIESLEAEEKRMAPPLLYDLTELQRHANRLHGFSAQRTLEVAQALYEKHKLLSYPRTASRHLSRTVADTLPEVVNAIRAPYEEDLAAGTGARALGRRYVDDAKVTDHHAIIPTPTSPGGVRLSPDEQRVYDLVCRRLLQAWHEDHVWRVTTVITAVTSPGAPPVVDRFQSTGTQVERVGWKVLDIGGGQKAPRLKAEPRKGEDAEREPEDEPQTLPSGLERAQPQSVEDVEAVKKRTRPPPRFTDATLLTAMESAGRALDEKELADAMRETGLGTPATRAAIIEVLLDREYLRRRGKVMEATEKGIHLIQVVHPDVKTPAMTGQWEAWLQRIERGEGQLDEFIRGIEAYVIEVVGHGATPPPRPSAAQRNEVVRAPPGAGGAALGTGEWARGSGGHGASVEPQGWGRQGTFEGPAAAHRSGAADGALAQGRQWASEAAERLADAAAGATGHGQRGASSEASAPLFEGRRTRASGAMGRSAPPEETLSSSLSPGGGPASRPPRADGAGWSAGAWGDTGAARAPVNRARATAAAASTGQRPERVRRAPTAPEALRPLLKSAFGFSEFRPYQEAVCRAATAGEDLLLVMPTGAGKSLCYQLPGLARAGTTLVVSPLIALMEDQVARLQSLGFAADRIHSGRDRAASRQVCADYLEDKLDFLFIAPERLGVPGFVEFLARRTPALIAVDEAHCISQWGHDFRPDYRLLGARLPLLRPAPVVALTATATPDVQRDIVQQLGLHGAGGKARTFIHGFRRTNIAIEVRELNPGARGDAIQGLLQDEENRPAIVYAATRKHAEQLADQLAGEFPAAAYHAGLQPSERDRVQAEFLRGALEVIVATTAFGMGIDKPDVRTVIHAALPASLEGYYQELGRAGRDGKPSRAVLLHSYIDRRTHEFFHRRDYPETYVLERLFQCTAPQLEPKAVLQGRVRSDPEVFDKALEQLWIHGGVVMTPDETVMRGRPNWSAAYTAQRERKLLHLEQMGRYAEAHGCRMKQLVGHFGDTQDSGEPCGLCDVCAPEDCATLRFAEPTASERHWLERILESLQERDGQATGRLHRELFGESLPRRDFERLVGGLVRAGLTRLEVDSFDKDGQVISFQRLALTEEGRRTRGVDPQQVLLPMPLEQASKRKRRKGAETGRSKRASGKRTSRAAKGAGSAIRAPRKVASGSARAAPAPVLVESLKAWRLAEARKRRVPAFRILTDRVLEAIAVSCPENGSELMAIHGVGPSLTERYGAQILSLVARRR, from the coding sequence ATGGGCGAGACGCCCCGGGAGGACAGGCGCGGAGGACGGGACGGCGCGGCGAGCAGGGCCCAGGCGCGTCCCTCCCTGGTGGCCGTGCTGGCGGAGAAGCCGTCCGTGGCGCGCGACCTCGCCCGGGTGCTGGGGGCGAATGAGCGCGGCGAGGGCTGGCTGCGCGGCAATGGCTACGTGGTGACGTGGGCCATCGGACATCTGGTGGGCCTGGCGCAGCCCCATGAGATTCGCGCGGATTGGAAGAAGTGGAGCCGCGCGCTGCTGCCCATGCTCCCGGCGGACTGGCCGCTGGTGGTCTCCAAGGAGACGCGCAGCCAGTTCGAGGTGGTGAAACAGGTGCTCAACGCGCCGGAGGTGTCCGAGGTGGTGTGCGCCACGGACGCCGGGCGCGAAGGTGAGCTCATCTTCCGTTACATCTACGACGCGGCGGGGTGCCGCAAGCCGGTGCGCCGGCTGTGGGTGTCGTCGCTGACGGAGCGGGCCATCCAGGACGGGTTCCGCCGGCTCGCGGACGGACGGGACTACGAGCCGCTGGCCGCCGCGGCCATGGGGCGCAGCCGGGCGGACTGGCTGGTGGGGATGAACCTGTCGCGCCTGTACACGCTGGCGCACGGGGGCCATGGGGAGATGTTGAGCGTGGGCCGGGTGCAGACGCCCACGCTGGCCATGGTGGTGGAGCGCGAGCTGGCCATCCGTGACTTCGTGCCGCGCGACTACCTGGAGGTGGTGGCCACCTTCGCGCCCCGGGCGAAGGGCGCGCCGCCGGACGCGCGATACAAGGGCACGTGGTTCCGCTCGGGGCCGGACGGCAAGCCCGTGGCGCCCCCGGGCTTCGAGGGCGTGCGGGAGGCCCGGCGGCTGGACGCGAACGGCGTGGAGGCGCGGGCCGTCATCGACCGCGTGCGCGCCGGCCGGGCCGTCATCGAGTCGCTGGAGGCGGAGGAGAAGCGGATGGCGCCTCCGCTCCTCTATGACTTGACGGAGCTGCAGCGGCACGCCAACCGGCTCCATGGCTTCAGCGCGCAGCGGACGCTGGAGGTGGCGCAGGCGCTCTATGAGAAGCACAAGCTCTTGAGCTATCCGCGCACCGCCAGCCGGCACCTGTCACGCACGGTGGCGGACACGTTGCCGGAGGTGGTGAACGCCATCCGCGCGCCTTATGAGGAGGACCTGGCCGCTGGCACGGGGGCGCGGGCGCTGGGCAGGCGGTACGTGGACGACGCGAAGGTGACGGACCACCACGCCATCATCCCCACGCCCACGTCGCCGGGCGGGGTGCGGCTGTCTCCCGACGAGCAGCGCGTCTATGACCTGGTGTGCCGCCGCCTGCTCCAGGCGTGGCACGAGGACCACGTGTGGCGGGTCACCACGGTCATCACCGCGGTGACGTCGCCAGGGGCGCCGCCGGTGGTGGACCGCTTCCAGAGCACGGGCACCCAGGTGGAGCGGGTGGGCTGGAAGGTGCTGGACATCGGCGGTGGGCAGAAGGCGCCGCGCCTCAAGGCGGAGCCGCGCAAGGGCGAGGACGCGGAGCGGGAGCCGGAAGACGAACCCCAGACGCTGCCGTCGGGGCTGGAGCGCGCGCAGCCGCAGTCGGTGGAGGACGTGGAGGCGGTGAAGAAGCGCACGCGTCCGCCGCCGCGCTTCACGGACGCGACGCTGCTGACGGCCATGGAGTCCGCGGGACGGGCGCTGGATGAGAAGGAGCTCGCGGACGCGATGCGCGAGACGGGCCTGGGGACGCCCGCCACCCGCGCGGCCATCATCGAGGTGCTGCTGGACCGCGAGTACCTGCGCCGCCGGGGCAAGGTGATGGAGGCCACGGAGAAGGGCATCCACCTCATCCAGGTGGTGCACCCGGACGTGAAGACGCCGGCCATGACGGGGCAGTGGGAAGCGTGGCTCCAGCGCATCGAGCGCGGCGAGGGCCAGCTCGACGAGTTCATTCGCGGCATCGAGGCGTATGTCATCGAGGTGGTCGGCCACGGCGCCACCCCGCCGCCGAGGCCGTCCGCGGCGCAGCGGAACGAAGTCGTGCGGGCGCCGCCAGGAGCGGGTGGCGCGGCGCTGGGGACGGGCGAGTGGGCTCGGGGCTCGGGCGGGCATGGCGCGTCCGTGGAGCCGCAGGGCTGGGGACGGCAGGGGACTTTCGAGGGGCCAGCCGCCGCGCACCGCTCCGGCGCCGCAGATGGCGCACTGGCGCAGGGCCGGCAATGGGCGTCCGAGGCCGCGGAGCGCCTCGCGGATGCCGCCGCGGGTGCGACAGGCCATGGGCAACGCGGGGCCTCCTCGGAGGCTTCGGCGCCGCTCTTCGAGGGCCGGCGGACCCGGGCCTCGGGCGCCATGGGGCGCTCGGCGCCCCCCGAGGAGACGCTGTCTTCCTCCCTGTCACCGGGCGGCGGACCGGCCTCACGCCCTCCACGGGCGGACGGCGCGGGCTGGAGCGCCGGGGCCTGGGGGGACACGGGCGCCGCTCGCGCGCCGGTGAACCGGGCCCGGGCCACCGCGGCCGCCGCGTCCACCGGGCAGCGGCCGGAGCGGGTGCGGCGCGCGCCGACGGCGCCGGAGGCGCTTCGCCCGCTGCTGAAGTCGGCGTTCGGCTTCTCCGAGTTCCGGCCGTACCAGGAGGCCGTGTGCCGCGCGGCCACCGCGGGCGAGGACCTGCTGCTCGTGATGCCCACGGGCGCGGGCAAGTCGCTCTGCTACCAGCTCCCGGGCCTGGCGCGCGCGGGCACCACCCTGGTGGTGAGCCCGCTCATCGCGCTGATGGAGGACCAGGTGGCCCGGCTCCAGTCGCTGGGGTTCGCGGCGGACCGCATCCACTCCGGAAGGGACCGGGCCGCGTCGAGGCAGGTGTGCGCGGACTACCTGGAGGACAAGCTCGACTTCCTGTTCATCGCGCCCGAGCGGCTCGGCGTCCCGGGCTTCGTGGAGTTCCTGGCGCGGCGCACGCCCGCGCTCATCGCGGTGGACGAGGCGCACTGCATCTCCCAGTGGGGCCACGACTTCCGTCCGGACTACCGGCTGCTGGGCGCGCGCCTGCCCCTGCTGCGCCCCGCGCCCGTGGTGGCGCTCACCGCCACCGCCACGCCGGACGTGCAGCGGGACATCGTCCAGCAGCTCGGCCTGCATGGCGCTGGAGGGAAGGCGCGCACCTTCATCCATGGCTTCCGCCGCACCAACATCGCCATCGAGGTGCGCGAGCTGAACCCCGGCGCGCGCGGCGACGCCATCCAGGGCCTGCTCCAGGACGAGGAGAACCGGCCCGCCATCGTCTACGCGGCCACGCGCAAGCACGCCGAGCAGCTCGCGGACCAGCTCGCGGGGGAGTTCCCCGCCGCCGCGTACCACGCGGGGCTCCAGCCCTCGGAGCGGGACCGGGTGCAGGCGGAGTTCCTCCGGGGCGCGCTGGAGGTCATCGTGGCCACCACGGCGTTCGGCATGGGCATCGACAAGCCGGACGTGCGCACCGTCATCCACGCGGCGCTGCCCGCCAGCCTGGAGGGCTACTACCAGGAGCTGGGCCGCGCGGGCCGCGACGGAAAGCCGTCGCGCGCGGTGCTGCTGCACTCGTACATCGACCGGCGCACGCACGAGTTCTTCCACCGGCGCGACTACCCGGAGACGTACGTGCTGGAGCGGCTGTTCCAGTGCACCGCCCCGCAGCTCGAGCCCAAGGCCGTGCTCCAGGGCCGCGTGCGGAGCGACCCCGAGGTCTTCGACAAGGCGCTGGAGCAGCTCTGGATTCACGGCGGCGTCGTCATGACGCCCGACGAGACGGTGATGCGCGGGCGGCCGAACTGGTCCGCGGCGTACACCGCCCAGCGAGAGCGCAAGCTGCTGCACCTGGAGCAGATGGGGCGCTACGCGGAGGCCCATGGCTGCCGGATGAAGCAGCTCGTGGGGCACTTCGGCGACACCCAGGACTCCGGCGAGCCGTGTGGCCTGTGCGACGTCTGCGCGCCGGAGGACTGCGCCACGCTGCGCTTCGCCGAGCCCACCGCCTCGGAGCGGCACTGGCTGGAGCGCATCCTGGAGTCGCTCCAGGAGCGGGATGGCCAGGCCACCGGACGGCTCCACCGCGAGCTGTTCGGTGAGTCCCTGCCCCGGCGCGACTTCGAGCGGCTGGTGGGCGGGCTGGTGCGCGCCGGGCTGACGCGCCTGGAGGTGGACTCGTTCGACAAGGACGGGCAGGTCATCTCGTTCCAGCGCCTGGCCCTGACCGAAGAGGGCCGGCGCACGCGCGGGGTGGACCCCCAGCAGGTCCTCCTGCCCATGCCCCTGGAGCAGGCCTCCAAGCGCAAGCGGCGCAAGGGCGCGGAGACGGGGCGCTCGAAACGCGCCTCGGGCAAGCGCACCTCCCGCGCGGCGAAGGGGGCGGGCTCCGCCATTCGCGCGCCGCGAAAGGTCGCCTCGGGCTCCGCGCGCGCCGCGCCCGCGCCCGTGCTGGTGGAGTCCCTGAAGGCCTGGCGGCTGGCGGAGGCGCGCAAGCGGCGCGTGCCCGCCTTCCGCATCCTCACCGACCGGGTGCTGGAGGCCATCGCCGTGTCCTGCCCGGAGAATGGCTCGGAGTTGATGGCCATCCACGGGGTGGGGCCTTCCCTCACGGAGCGCTACGGCGCGCAGATTCTCTCCCTCGTGGCGCGCAGGCGCTGA